From a single Sinorhizobium sp. RAC02 genomic region:
- a CDS encoding amino acid adenylation domain-containing protein, producing the protein MPAAMNIASHVFRHSHARPDALALSVAGVDLSYEALAALSRRIAGCLAPARRTGRVGILASRSLAACAGILGTAWSGGTYVPLNLKLPEERLVQLLDTLDLDALVVDARGAAMLTPGVEDHLPATILLAADARPPAALHGRTVFRLDALPDGGPAEPADISDDHLAYIEFTSGTTGVPKGVMVPSSAVDHYLAVMQAWFGFTPGDRAAETCDITFDLSVHNMFLAWQAGASLHVMTPLQMVAPARFIRDRQITTWLSVPSVIAMMRQNRTLQPASLTSLRISMFCGEPLPVGAARAWAEAAPNSIVENIYGPTEATIACLRQPVVEPVVVTPAREIVAIGYAYPGMRAAILDAELKPVATGAAGEIALSGKQLAHGYFGQEELTAARFPLIGGERWYLTGDLGMEAEDGTFHHLGRIDNQVKVMGNRVELEEVEMHLRTASGSDHVAAIAWPASAGSASGIVGFAVGAAMEGPAIRDALRAKLPAYMVPSAIHLIETLPLNSNGKVDRKSLFADLDAGHFATREDAA; encoded by the coding sequence ATGCCTGCTGCGATGAACATTGCCAGCCACGTCTTCCGGCACAGCCATGCGCGCCCGGATGCGCTCGCGCTTTCCGTGGCGGGCGTGGACCTATCCTATGAGGCGCTCGCGGCCCTGTCCCGTCGCATCGCTGGCTGCCTTGCGCCCGCCCGGCGCACCGGCCGCGTCGGTATCCTGGCCTCCCGCAGCCTCGCGGCCTGCGCCGGTATTCTGGGCACGGCCTGGTCCGGCGGCACCTATGTTCCGCTCAATCTGAAACTCCCGGAAGAGCGGCTCGTCCAGCTTCTCGACACGCTTGACCTCGATGCGCTGGTGGTGGATGCGCGCGGCGCGGCGATGTTGACCCCGGGCGTCGAAGACCATCTTCCGGCAACGATCCTGCTTGCAGCGGACGCCCGCCCGCCCGCTGCCCTCCACGGTCGAACCGTGTTCCGCCTCGATGCCCTGCCGGATGGTGGACCGGCCGAGCCGGCGGACATTTCCGACGACCACCTTGCCTATATCGAGTTCACCTCCGGCACGACAGGCGTTCCAAAGGGCGTCATGGTGCCGTCGAGCGCCGTCGACCACTACCTCGCGGTCATGCAGGCCTGGTTCGGCTTCACGCCGGGGGATCGTGCGGCGGAAACCTGCGACATCACCTTCGACCTCTCGGTGCACAACATGTTCCTCGCCTGGCAGGCAGGCGCCTCGCTGCATGTGATGACGCCGCTCCAGATGGTGGCACCGGCGCGCTTCATCCGCGATCGGCAGATCACCACCTGGCTTTCCGTGCCGTCGGTCATCGCGATGATGCGGCAGAACCGGACGCTCCAGCCGGCCTCGCTGACGAGCCTGCGCATCTCGATGTTCTGCGGCGAGCCGCTGCCGGTGGGCGCTGCGCGCGCCTGGGCGGAGGCCGCACCCAACAGCATCGTCGAGAACATCTATGGTCCGACCGAAGCCACCATCGCCTGCCTGCGCCAGCCGGTCGTCGAACCCGTCGTCGTGACGCCCGCACGCGAGATCGTGGCGATCGGCTACGCCTATCCCGGCATGCGGGCCGCGATCCTGGACGCGGAGTTGAAGCCGGTCGCGACAGGCGCTGCCGGGGAAATCGCGCTCTCCGGCAAGCAGCTTGCGCACGGTTATTTCGGGCAGGAAGAGCTGACCGCAGCGCGCTTTCCACTCATCGGTGGCGAACGCTGGTATCTGACCGGCGATCTCGGCATGGAGGCAGAGGACGGCACGTTCCACCATCTCGGCCGCATCGACAATCAGGTGAAGGTCATGGGCAACCGTGTCGAGCTGGAGGAGGTGGAAATGCATCTGCGCACCGCCTCCGGGTCGGATCACGTCGCCGCCATCGCCTGGCCCGCGAGCGCCGGCTCGGCCAGCGGCATCGTCGGCTTCGCCGTCGGCGCGGCGATGGAAGGGCCTGCGATCCGTGACGCCCTGCGGGCGAAACTCCCGGCCTACATGGTTCCCTCCGCAATCCACCTCATCGAGACCCTGCCGCTGAACAGCAATGGCAAGGTCGACCGCAAGTCACTCTTCGCCGACCTCGACGCAGGCCACTTTGCCACGCGGGAGGACGCGGCATGA
- the mltG gene encoding endolytic transglycosylase MltG, whose amino-acid sequence MSDTNDSGETQFGRGETSGQPRIIPKSANEALRPEQVPQPPSRRRSRKARSQLVIFLNFVMTVVVFATIIGVGIFYYGVKSYEEQGPLTANTNFIVRAGAGTNEIAANLERNNIITDSRVFRVLSRVYLDGQTLKAGEYEIKSGATMRDIVELLKSGKSILYSVSVPEGLTVKQIFKRLKDDPVLEGDLPADLPVEGTLMPDTYKFSRGTKRADILHQMQDAQKALIDQIWERRDDDLPIATREEFVTLASIVEKETGRADERSRVASVFLNRLDKGMRLQSDPTIIYGIFGGDGKPAERPIYQSDLEKQTPFNTYVIKGLPPTPIANPGRAALEAVANPSRTTDLYFVADGTGGHVFAETLDEHNQNVRRWRKLEAEKAAEAAKAAGATGSQ is encoded by the coding sequence GTGAGCGACACGAACGATTCCGGCGAGACGCAGTTTGGCCGCGGTGAGACATCCGGCCAGCCGCGCATCATCCCCAAGTCCGCCAACGAGGCCCTCCGGCCGGAACAGGTGCCGCAGCCGCCGAGCCGCCGCCGCTCGCGCAAGGCACGCAGCCAGCTCGTCATCTTCCTGAATTTCGTCATGACGGTGGTCGTCTTTGCAACGATCATCGGCGTCGGCATCTTCTACTACGGCGTCAAGAGCTACGAAGAGCAGGGGCCGCTGACCGCCAACACGAACTTCATCGTGCGCGCCGGCGCCGGCACCAATGAGATCGCCGCCAATCTCGAGCGCAACAACATCATCACCGACAGCCGCGTCTTCCGCGTGCTGTCTCGCGTCTATCTCGATGGCCAGACGCTGAAGGCCGGCGAATACGAGATCAAGTCCGGCGCCACGATGCGCGACATCGTCGAGCTGCTGAAATCCGGCAAGTCGATCCTCTACAGTGTTTCCGTGCCGGAAGGCCTGACCGTCAAGCAGATCTTCAAGCGCCTCAAGGACGATCCGGTTCTCGAAGGCGACCTGCCGGCCGATCTGCCGGTCGAGGGTACGTTGATGCCTGATACCTACAAGTTCTCGCGTGGCACCAAGCGCGCCGATATCCTGCATCAGATGCAGGATGCGCAGAAGGCGCTGATCGACCAGATCTGGGAGCGCCGCGACGACGACCTGCCGATCGCGACCCGTGAAGAATTCGTCACGCTGGCCTCGATCGTCGAGAAGGAAACGGGCAGGGCCGATGAGCGCTCGCGTGTCGCCTCGGTCTTCCTGAACCGCCTCGACAAGGGCATGCGCCTGCAGTCCGACCCGACGATCATCTACGGCATCTTTGGTGGCGACGGCAAACCGGCCGAGCGGCCGATCTACCAGTCGGACCTCGAAAAGCAGACGCCCTTCAACACCTATGTCATCAAGGGCCTGCCGCCGACGCCGATCGCCAATCCGGGCCGCGCGGCACTCGAAGCCGTCGCAAACCCTTCGCGCACCACCGATCTCTACTTCGTTGCTGACGGCACGGGCGGCCACGTCTTTGCCGAGACGCTCGACGAGCATAACCAGAACGTCCGCCGCTGGCGCAAGCTGGAGGCGGAGAAGGCTGCCGAGGCTGCAAAAGCAGCGGGGGCCACCGGTTCGCAATAA
- the fabF gene encoding beta-ketoacyl-ACP synthase II: MRRVVITGTGMVSPLGCGTEVTWSRLLEGRSGAARVTTFEVDDLPAKIACSIPLGDGSDGTYNADQWMEPKEQRKVDPFIVYAVAAADMALADAGWHPKTNDDQIATGVLIGSGIGGLDGIVEAGYTLRDKGPRRVSPFFIPGRLINLASGHVSIKHKLRGPNHSVVTACSTGAHAIGDASRLIALGDADVMVAGGAESPICRIALAGFAACKALSTDRNDDPTAASRPYDRDRDGFVMGEGAGIVILEELEHAKARGAKIYAEVVGYGLSGDAFHITAPSEDGDGAYRCMQMALKRAGIPASELDYINAHGTSTMADTIELGAVERLVGDAASRVSMSSTKSAIGHLLGAAGAVEAIFAALAIRDNIAPPTLNLDNPAVETAIDLVPHKARKREINVALSNSFGFGGTNASLVLKRYA, translated from the coding sequence ATGAGGCGTGTCGTTATCACTGGTACCGGCATGGTATCTCCGCTTGGCTGTGGCACCGAAGTGACCTGGAGCCGGCTTCTCGAAGGCCGCAGCGGCGCCGCCAGGGTCACCACCTTCGAGGTCGACGACCTCCCCGCAAAGATTGCCTGTTCCATTCCGCTCGGCGACGGTTCCGACGGCACCTACAATGCTGACCAGTGGATGGAACCCAAGGAACAGCGCAAGGTCGATCCGTTCATCGTTTATGCGGTGGCCGCTGCCGACATGGCGCTTGCCGATGCAGGCTGGCATCCGAAGACCAACGACGACCAGATCGCGACCGGCGTGCTTATCGGCTCCGGTATCGGCGGTCTCGATGGCATCGTCGAAGCCGGCTATACGCTGCGCGACAAGGGTCCCCGCCGCGTTTCGCCCTTTTTCATTCCCGGCCGTCTGATCAACCTGGCCTCCGGCCATGTCTCGATCAAGCATAAGCTGCGCGGACCCAACCATTCGGTCGTCACGGCCTGTTCGACGGGCGCGCACGCCATTGGCGATGCCAGCCGCCTGATTGCGCTGGGCGACGCCGACGTCATGGTGGCGGGTGGTGCCGAATCGCCGATCTGCCGTATCGCGCTTGCCGGTTTTGCCGCCTGCAAGGCGCTGTCGACCGACCGCAACGACGACCCGACCGCAGCCTCGCGCCCCTATGACAGGGACCGCGACGGTTTCGTCATGGGCGAGGGCGCCGGCATTGTCATTCTGGAAGAACTGGAACACGCCAAGGCCCGCGGCGCGAAGATCTATGCCGAAGTTGTCGGCTATGGCCTGTCCGGCGATGCCTTCCACATCACCGCGCCGTCCGAAGATGGCGACGGCGCGTATCGCTGCATGCAGATGGCGCTGAAGCGCGCCGGCATTCCGGCCAGCGAACTCGACTACATCAATGCGCACGGCACCTCCACCATGGCCGATACGATCGAGCTTGGTGCGGTGGAGCGCCTTGTCGGCGATGCGGCATCGCGCGTTTCGATGTCATCCACCAAGTCGGCGATCGGCCATCTGCTTGGTGCTGCCGGTGCCGTCGAGGCGATCTTTGCAGCCCTTGCGATCCGTGACAATATCGCGCCGCCGACGCTGAACCTCGACAATCCCGCCGTCGAGACGGCGATCGATCTGGTGCCGCACAAGGCCCGCAAGCGCGAAATCAACGTGGCGCTGTCCAATTCGTTCGGTTTCGGCGGAACGAATGCATCGCTGGTTCTCAAGCGCTACGCTTGA
- a CDS encoding acyl carrier protein, which translates to MSDVAERVKKIVIDHLGVDAEKVSEGASFIDDLGADSLDTVELVMAFEEEFGVEIPDDAADSILTVGDAVKFIEKAQA; encoded by the coding sequence ATGAGCGACGTAGCAGAACGCGTAAAGAAAATTGTCATTGATCATCTGGGCGTTGACGCCGAAAAAGTCAGCGAAGGCGCAAGTTTCATCGATGATCTTGGCGCGGACTCGCTCGACACCGTCGAACTGGTCATGGCGTTCGAAGAAGAGTTCGGCGTCGAGATCCCGGACGATGCCGCTGACTCGATCCTGACGGTCGGCGACGCCGTCAAGTTCATCGAGAAGGCCCAGGCCTAA
- the fabG gene encoding 3-oxoacyl-[acyl-carrier-protein] reductase has translation MLDLTGRKALVTGASGGIGEEIARILHAQGAIVGLHGTRVEKLETLANELGERVHIFPANLSDRAEVKALGEKAEAELGGVDILVNNAGITKDGLFVRMSDDDWDAVLEVNLTAVFRLTRELTHPMMRRRYGRIINITSIVGVTGNPGQANYCASKAGMIGFTKSLAQEIATRNVTVNCVAPGFIESAMTGKLNDKQKDAIMGAIPMKRMGTGAEVASAVAYLASSEAAYMTGQTLHVNGGMAMI, from the coding sequence ATGCTTGATCTTACCGGCCGCAAGGCCCTCGTTACCGGCGCTTCCGGCGGCATTGGCGAAGAGATCGCCCGCATCCTCCATGCCCAGGGCGCCATTGTCGGCCTGCACGGCACGCGCGTCGAAAAGCTGGAAACGCTTGCCAACGAACTTGGCGAACGCGTCCATATCTTCCCGGCTAATCTCTCCGACCGTGCCGAAGTGAAGGCACTCGGTGAGAAGGCGGAAGCCGAGCTCGGCGGCGTCGACATCCTCGTCAACAATGCCGGCATCACCAAGGACGGCCTATTCGTGCGCATGAGCGATGACGACTGGGATGCGGTCCTGGAAGTCAACCTGACGGCCGTCTTTCGCCTGACGCGCGAACTGACGCATCCGATGATGCGCCGCCGCTACGGCCGCATCATCAACATCACCTCCATCGTCGGCGTTACCGGCAATCCGGGCCAGGCGAACTACTGCGCCTCCAAGGCCGGCATGATCGGTTTCACCAAGTCGCTGGCGCAGGAAATCGCCACCCGCAACGTAACCGTCAACTGCGTGGCACCGGGTTTCATCGAAAGCGCGATGACCGGTAAGCTGAACGACAAGCAGAAGGACGCCATCATGGGTGCCATTCCCATGAAGCGCATGGGCACCGGCGCGGAAGTTGCATCGGCCGTCGCATACCTCGCTTCGTCGGAAGCCGCCTACATGACGGGCCAGACGCTGCACGTGAATGGCGGCATGGCGATGATCTGA
- the fabD gene encoding ACP S-malonyltransferase, with protein sequence MSVAFTFPGQGSQAVGMGKDLAEAFPEARAVFAEVDEALGQKLSDIMFEGPEETLTLTANAQPALMAVSIAVMRVLEARGLSLKDQVSYVAGHSLGEYSALCAAGTFSLSDTARLLRIRGNAMQSAVPVGAGAMAAIIGLEQADVEAICQEASSGGSCQIANDNGGGQLVISGSKPAVEVAARLATEKGAKRALMLSVSAPFHSALMGPAADAMREALAGVTAKAPVVPLIANVRAAPVSDPQEIVRLLVEQVTGQVRWRETVEWFAKNDVTTLYEVGSGKVLTGLARRIDKSVTGIAINTPADIDSALAALIG encoded by the coding sequence ATGAGCGTAGCATTCACCTTTCCCGGCCAGGGCAGCCAGGCCGTCGGCATGGGCAAGGATCTCGCGGAAGCCTTCCCGGAAGCGCGCGCCGTTTTCGCGGAAGTCGACGAGGCCCTCGGCCAGAAACTGTCCGACATCATGTTCGAAGGCCCGGAAGAGACGTTGACGCTCACGGCGAACGCCCAGCCGGCGCTGATGGCGGTGTCGATCGCTGTGATGCGCGTGCTCGAAGCGCGCGGCCTGTCGCTGAAGGATCAGGTCTCCTACGTTGCCGGTCATTCGCTCGGTGAATATTCGGCGCTCTGCGCCGCCGGCACCTTCTCGCTTTCCGATACCGCGCGGCTCCTGCGCATCCGCGGCAATGCCATGCAGTCGGCCGTGCCGGTCGGCGCCGGCGCCATGGCGGCGATCATCGGCCTGGAGCAGGCGGATGTCGAAGCCATCTGCCAGGAAGCCTCCAGCGGCGGCTCGTGCCAGATCGCCAACGACAATGGCGGCGGCCAGCTCGTCATTTCCGGCTCCAAGCCGGCCGTCGAAGTGGCCGCCCGGCTGGCGACGGAAAAGGGTGCCAAGCGTGCGCTGATGCTGTCCGTCTCCGCCCCCTTCCATTCCGCCCTGATGGGCCCGGCCGCCGATGCCATGCGCGAGGCACTGGCCGGTGTCACGGCGAAGGCTCCGGTCGTTCCGCTCATAGCCAATGTGCGCGCAGCACCGGTCAGCGACCCGCAGGAAATCGTGCGCCTGCTCGTCGAGCAGGTCACCGGCCAGGTGCGCTGGCGCGAGACGGTGGAATGGTTCGCAAAGAACGATGTCACCACGCTTTATGAAGTGGGATCCGGCAAAGTGCTGACCGGCCTTGCGCGCCGCATCGACAAGTCCGTCACCGGCATCGCCATCAACACGCCCGCCGATATCGACAGCGCGCTCGCTGCGCTCATCGGCTGA
- a CDS encoding aldo/keto reductase, whose product MKYHPLGRTGISVSEICLGTMTWGSQNSEQDAHDQLDYAFSQGVNFIDTAELYPTTPLSPETYGDTERFIGSWMKARGNRDKVVLATKVAGPGRPYIRDGAPISRAGILEAIDNSLSRLKTDYLDLYQLHWPNRGHYHFRNAWSYDPSKQDREKVAAELAEILETIGDIVKAGKVRALGLSNDTAWGTMRMLKLAEDKGLPRVASIQNEYNLLYRTFDLDLAELSHHEDIGLLAYSPLAAGLLTGKYLDGAKPEGSRLMKNGDLGGRYQPLQEPAVRAYMELAKEHGIDPAQMAIAFCLTRPFMASAIIGATSMEQLKTDIGAADLTLSADVMNGIRRIHRLYPAPM is encoded by the coding sequence ATGAAATATCATCCGCTCGGCAGGACCGGCATCAGCGTGTCGGAAATCTGCCTCGGCACCATGACCTGGGGCTCGCAGAACAGCGAGCAGGACGCGCACGACCAGCTCGACTACGCCTTCTCCCAGGGCGTCAACTTTATCGATACGGCCGAACTCTATCCAACCACTCCCCTCTCCCCCGAAACCTACGGCGACACCGAACGCTTCATCGGCAGCTGGATGAAGGCTCGCGGCAACCGCGACAAGGTCGTGCTCGCCACCAAGGTCGCCGGCCCCGGCCGTCCTTATATACGTGACGGCGCTCCGATCAGTCGCGCCGGCATTCTTGAAGCGATCGACAACAGCCTGTCGCGCCTCAAGACCGACTATCTCGACCTCTACCAGTTGCATTGGCCGAACCGAGGTCACTACCATTTCCGCAACGCCTGGAGCTACGACCCGTCCAAGCAGGACCGCGAAAAGGTCGCCGCGGAGCTTGCGGAAATCCTCGAAACCATCGGCGATATCGTGAAGGCCGGCAAGGTGCGGGCGCTTGGTCTTTCCAACGACACGGCCTGGGGCACGATGCGCATGCTGAAGCTCGCCGAGGACAAGGGTCTGCCGCGCGTCGCCTCGATCCAGAACGAGTACAACCTGCTCTACCGGACCTTTGACCTCGATCTCGCAGAACTGTCGCACCACGAGGATATCGGGCTGCTCGCCTACTCCCCGCTCGCTGCTGGGCTTCTGACCGGGAAGTATCTCGACGGCGCCAAGCCGGAAGGCTCGCGCCTGATGAAAAACGGCGACCTCGGCGGCCGCTACCAGCCGCTTCAGGAGCCGGCGGTGCGCGCCTATATGGAACTTGCAAAGGAACACGGGATCGACCCCGCGCAAATGGCCATCGCCTTCTGCCTGACGCGGCCCTTCATGGCCTCCGCCATCATCGGCGCAACGTCGATGGAGCAGTTGAAGACGGATATCGGGGCGGCGGATCTCACGCTCTCGGCCGACGTGATGAACGGCATTCGCCGCATTCACCGGCTTTATCCGGCGCCGATGTAA
- a CDS encoding nucleobase:cation symporter-2 family protein: MNAHTHPDLPTSTTNDLVFALEDKPKPPIALLAAIQHLLAIIVPIVTPGLLICQALGVSARDTNMIVSMSLVISGIATFVQCRRFGPLGAGLLIVQGTSFNFVGPLIAGGALMVQQGAPVEAVMACIFGVVIAGSFIEMGLSRILPFVRKLITPLVTGIVVLMIGLTLIKVGLISMGGGFGAMKTGTFANGENLLLSGTVLALIIGLNRVQIVWVRSAAIIIALGVGYALAAALGRLDFAGVHEAAWFQVPTPLHFGLDFSWSLFAPMVVIYLVTSLEAIGDITATSKISRQPVEGPVWMERVKGGVLVNGANSFLAGIFNTFPSSVFAQNNGIIQLTGVASRHVGVYIAGVLVLLGLFPTTAGIIQAVPEPVLGGAVIVMFGAVAASGINILAGIQLDRRALLIIAISLALGLGVSQVPEFVSHMPRFLKDVLESGVATGGLCALLLNWLLPETQEPKPVH; the protein is encoded by the coding sequence ATGAACGCCCATACGCATCCGGATTTGCCGACATCAACGACAAACGACCTGGTTTTCGCGCTGGAGGACAAGCCGAAGCCGCCGATCGCCCTGTTGGCCGCGATCCAGCATCTGCTCGCCATCATCGTTCCGATCGTCACGCCGGGACTTCTGATCTGTCAGGCGCTCGGGGTTTCGGCCCGCGACACCAACATGATCGTTTCCATGTCGCTGGTCATTTCAGGCATCGCGACCTTCGTGCAGTGCCGGCGGTTCGGCCCGCTGGGTGCCGGCCTGCTGATCGTCCAGGGCACCAGCTTCAACTTCGTCGGCCCGCTCATTGCGGGTGGCGCGCTCATGGTGCAGCAGGGCGCGCCCGTCGAGGCGGTCATGGCCTGCATCTTCGGCGTGGTGATCGCCGGCTCGTTCATCGAGATGGGGCTGTCCCGTATCCTGCCCTTCGTCAGGAAGCTCATCACGCCGCTGGTGACGGGGATCGTCGTTCTGATGATCGGCCTTACGCTGATCAAGGTCGGGCTCATCAGCATGGGCGGCGGCTTCGGCGCGATGAAGACGGGCACGTTTGCAAACGGCGAAAACCTCCTGCTGTCCGGCACCGTTCTCGCCCTTATCATCGGCCTCAATCGTGTCCAGATCGTCTGGGTGAGAAGTGCCGCGATCATCATCGCGCTTGGCGTCGGTTATGCGCTTGCCGCCGCGCTCGGCCGTCTCGATTTCGCGGGCGTTCATGAGGCAGCCTGGTTCCAGGTGCCGACGCCGCTGCATTTCGGGCTCGATTTCTCCTGGTCGCTGTTCGCGCCGATGGTGGTGATCTATCTGGTGACGTCGCTTGAAGCGATCGGCGATATCACCGCGACCAGCAAGATTTCGCGCCAGCCGGTCGAAGGCCCGGTCTGGATGGAGCGGGTCAAGGGCGGCGTGCTGGTCAACGGGGCGAATTCGTTCCTCGCCGGCATCTTCAACACCTTCCCGAGCTCGGTCTTCGCGCAGAACAACGGCATCATCCAGTTGACCGGCGTCGCAAGCCGCCATGTCGGCGTCTACATTGCGGGCGTGCTCGTGCTGCTCGGCCTGTTCCCGACCACGGCCGGCATCATCCAGGCCGTGCCGGAGCCGGTTCTCGGTGGCGCAGTGATCGTGATGTTCGGCGCCGTTGCCGCTTCCGGCATCAACATCCTCGCGGGCATCCAGCTTGATCGGCGGGCATTGCTGATCATTGCGATCTCGCTGGCTCTCGGTCTTGGCGTGTCGCAGGTGCCGGAATTCGTTTCGCACATGCCGCGCTTCCTGAAGGACGTGCTGGAATCGGGCGTTGCGACGGGCGGCCTTTGCGCCTTGCTGCTGAACTGGCTGTTGCCGGAAACGCAGGAACCCAAACCCGTCCATTGA